Within Piliocolobus tephrosceles isolate RC106 chromosome 7, ASM277652v3, whole genome shotgun sequence, the genomic segment ATTCTGCTTGAACTCCCACAGAGACCCGAAAGCAAAGGGGGAGGTGGCAGGGACTGACGGGGACTCACCTTCCTCCAGGTGTCTCCGCTTGAAACGATAAAACAAACTCAGGAGACTCACTCACAGAGAATTCCGTCCCGTCCCCAGAAAGAACCTCTGCTTACCCCCGACTGACAAGCAGCACAGCCCCCTCCCAAGAAAGGCGAGCCTGGGGAGCCCTTGCAGGCCAGAAGCCCTCTCTCCAAATTTGCAAACCAGGACCCTCGCCTGCCTGTCCTCCGGCAGTGAAGGGAGGGAACCATCAACCACACGTCCTGCAGCCGCCCTGGGGATGAGATTTCTGGGGTGCTGCCTCCTCCCCGGTGCTCCCAGCCCATGCCCAGCCAGCCCTTCAGAGGAACGAGGGCAGGCTGCGCCTTCAGGTGGGAGACGGGCGGACTCCGAGGGCTGGGGACAGTTCTGGCCACCAGGATGCAGCGGGGCATCCCACCAAGGGCACCTGCTGCCCTGCACCCGCAGCCTGCCTCAGTGACTCTCCCCAAAAGCCCCTCGGCCTTTCCTCACCAAGGACAGACGCAGAGGGCACAGGTCTGCAGGGTGAGGGCCGGGTGACAGTGCCTCGCTGCTCAGTTTCTCCCTGGTCCTGCCGTCACCCAGGGCCCATCCGTCACCCAGGGCCAGCACAAAGTCCAATGCAGggccctcctcttccttccattCAGGGAGAAACACAGCAAAACTGAAAGCCACCGACAAACAGCCAGGCTGCAGTGACTTGGATCTAAACggatttattttgtgtattttttctttttctcagtttcGTAGCAAATGAAAAAAGAACTCAACGAAAACCAACTACACAACAAAACTTTCAACAAGTGGGCGCACCTTCCACTCCGAGTGCTCAGGGGAGGGGTGTGGACCGGCTGGAATCCCAGTGATGGCCCTGAGGGCCCCGGAAAACCGGGCAGATCCCCCAGGCGCCTGGCCCAGCCTACAGGGCGGGGAGCACCCGCCTCCTCACCGTCTCTCCCAGCTAGTCCAAAAAGCGATGAAGTGTTAAAGAAAGATTCCACAAACAAAACGaaacacaatttaaattaaaataaaaacactttctcCACCCGCCTCATGCCAGGAGGCTCTGGCCCAAGCctcctcttaaaatttttttttttctgctagaaaTACTGtgcattacttttttctttcacttctcttgaaggttaaaataagatatatttccCCAGGAGTCATAGGTATGTTCTGGTGCATAGAGAGACAGCAGCTCCGGGTCCGGGCCAGCCCCCACCCGGCTGAGCACAGgacccacccccctcccccccaccgtTGAGCATAGGACAGCAGGCCTGGACACAGCACAGGTGACGTCCCTGGTTTCGACCTCCAGGGAACGCCGGTAGCAGGGTCGGGGGCAAGCGGGGAGGGGgtaggcaggggcagggcccctCCTGGCGAGCGACTCATGCTGCGACTCGCGACTGAGGGCGGACCCCGGCTGGGGAAGGAAGGGGCTTCCTCCaaggttttcttttctaatcACCAAGCATAATAAAGATAAATACTTCGAAAATAAGACCGATTTTAAAAGGGGGAGGGGAAgttgaaaaaggcaaggaaagggaggctgagaagagaACGGAGGAGGCGGGGGCAGGCAGGGGCTACCCGGAAAGGGACGGCAGCGCGGCCCCTCTCGGCTGGCAGGGCGAAGGTGGGAACGGAGAACCACGTTCGACATATGTACAAGCGGACGCTTCCAAAGAAGTTAGACCTGGCTCAAGTTTCCTTGGAAATCACCGTTCTCCGCGCAACGTCAGGACGGCGACCCAGGCCGACGCGCACGAACGGGCGCCGGGAGCGAAGGGGCCTCCAGCCCGCGCCCGCAGACTTGGCAGCGGGGCCAGCACGGCCGGGCCGGGCCTGGCGTCCACGTCCTGGACCGCGGAGTCCGAGCCGAGGTCCTGCGAGGCCTGCGCGAACTTGTCCCCGGCGATAGCGGCGCGGGCTCGGGGTCCGGCGCCTACAGGAAGAAGTCGGGAGCGCCCTTGGCCCCGCCGGGACCGGCCTGCGGCGGCGAAGGCTCCCGCGGGAAACCGGCCCCGCCCGCGCCCCCGGGGCCGCCCCGGCCCGCCAGCTTCTCGTATTTCTCCTTGTACAGGTCCCGCTCTTTGGCCAGGCGCCCCACCTCCAGCTTCAGCTGCTCCACCTGGCTCTGGAGTTGGCACTTCTCGCTCTCCAGAATGTGCCGCTGCTGCACCCGCTTGAAACGGCAGGACTGCGCGTAGCCGCGGTTCTTGAGCGTGCGCCGCTTCTGCTTGAGCCGGATGACCTCCTCCTTGCTGAAGCCGCGGAGCTGCCGGTTCAGCTCGCGCACCGACATGGACACCAGCTGGTCGTCGGAGAAGCGCTCCTCCAGGCGCACGTGGTGGccagcgccgccgccgccgtgGCCCGCGCCGGCGCGgccgtggtggtggtggtggtggtgggcggcatggtggtggtgggcgGCGTGGTGCGCGCCGTGGTGGTGCCCGGCGCCCATGTCgtccgcgccgccgccgcccgcgaAGCCCGGGCCGCGGAAAGCCTCGTAGGCCGCAGCGGCCGCCGGGTGGTGCGCGCCGTGGTGCGCGCCGTGGTGGCCGCTGCCGATGAGCGCCTCCACCGCGTCCTCGGGCGTCAGGTTGAGCGCCTCGGGGTTGAGGTGGTGCTGGTAGCCGCTCATCCAGTACAGATCCTCCAACGCCGGCTTCCCCGAGGTGCCCCCGACGGCGCCGGGGCCCCCGCTCGGCGGCCCGGGGGCGCCCCCGGCCTGAGacgcgccgccgccgccccctgcgccgccgccgccgccggtgCCCGGGCTGGGCGCGCAGAAGCTGGGCGAGGAGGGCACGGAGGAGCAGGGCGTGCTGAGTGGCGTCGAGGACAGCGAGCCGGGAGGCAGGCGGTGGCAGAAGCGTTCGGCCTCGGGCGGCTCCTTCTTCACCTCGAACTTCATCAGGTCGAAGTCGTTGACGTACTCGATGGCCAGCGGGCTGCTGGGCAGCTCGGGGCCCATCGCCAGCTCCGCGGCCATCGCCCGGGGCCCGCGCCCGGNNNNNNNNNNNNNNNNNNNNNNNNNNNNNNNNNNNNNNNNNNNNNNNNNNNNNNNNNNNNNNNNNNNNNNNNNNNNNNNNNNNNNNNNNNNNNNNNNNNNNNNNNNNNNNNNNNNNNNNNNNNNNNNNNNNNNNNNNNNNNNNNNNNNNNNNNNNNNNNNNNNNNNNNNNNNNNNNNNNNNNNNNNNNNNNNNNNNNNNNNNNNNNNNNNNNNNNNNNNNNNNNNNNNNNNNNNNNNNNNNNNNNNNNNNNNNNNNNNNNNNNNNNNNNNNNNNNNNNNNNNNNNNNNNNNNNNNNNNNNNNNNNNNNNNNNNNNNNNNNNNNNNNNNNNNNNNNNNNNNNNNNNNNNNNNNNNNNNNNNNNNNNNNNNNNNNNNNNNNNNNNNNNNNNNNNNNNNNNNNNNNNNNNNNNNNNNNNNNNNNNNNNNNNNNNNNNNNNNNNNNNNNNNNNNNNNNNNNNNNNNNNNNNNNNNNNNNNNNNNNNNNNNNNNNNNNNNNNNNNNNNNNNNNNNNNNNNNNNNNNNNNNNNNNNNNNNNNNNNNNNNNNNNNNNNNNNNNNNNNNNNNNNNNNNNNNNNNNNNNNNNNNNNNNNNNNNNNNNNNNNNNNNNNNNNNNNNNNNNNNNNNNNNNNNNNNNNNNNNNNNNNNNNNNNNNNNNNNNNNNNNNNNNNNNNNNNNNNNNNNNNNNNNNNNNNNNNNNNNNNNNNNNNNNNNNNNNNNNNNNNNNNNNNNNNNNNNNNNNNNNNNNNNNNNNNNNNNNNNNNNNNNNNNNNNNNNNNNNNNNNNNNNNNNNNNNNNNNNNNNNNNNNNNNNNNNNNNNNNNNNNNNNNNNNNNNNNNNNNNNNNNNNNNNNNNNNNNNNNNNNNNNNNNNNNNNNNNNNNNNNNNNNNNNNNNNNNNNNNNNNNNNNNNNNNNNNNNNNNNNNNNNNNNNNNNNNNNNNNNNNNNNNNNNNNNNNNNNNNNNNNNNNNNNNNNNNNNNNNNNNNNNNNNNNNNNNNNNNNNNNNNNNNNNNNNNNNNNNNNNNNNNNNNNNNNNNNNNNNNNNNNNNNNNNNNNNNNNNNNNNNNNNNNNNNNNNNNNNNNNNNNNNNNNNNNNNNNNNNNNNNNNNNNNNNNNNNNNNNNNNNNNNNNNNNNNNNNNNNNNNNNNNNNNNNNNNNNNNNNNNNNNNNNNNNNNNNNNNNNNNNNNNNNNNNNNNNNNNNNNNNNNNNNNNNNNNNNNNNNNNNNNNNNNNNNNNNNNNNNNNNNNNNNNNNNNNNNNNNNNNNNNNNNNNNNNNNNNNNNNNNNNNNNNNNNNNNNNNNNNNNNNNNNNNNNNNNNNNNNNNNNNNNNNNNNNNNNNNNNNNNNNNNNNNNNNNNNNNNNNNNNNNNNNNNNNNNNNNNNNNNNNNNNNNNNNNNNNNNNNNNNNNNNNNNNNNNNNNNNNNNNNNNNNNNNNNNNNNNNNNNNNNNNNNNNNNNNNNNNNNNNNNNNNNNNNNNNNNNNNNNNNNNNNNNNNNNNNNNNNNNNNNNNNNNNNNNNNNNNNNNNNNNNNNNNNNNNNNNNNNNNNNNNNNNNNNNNNNNNNNNNNNNNNNNNNNNNNNNNNNNNNNNNNNNNNNNNNNNNNNNNNNNNNNNNNNNNNNNNNNNNNNNNNNNNNNNNNNNNNNNNNNNNNNNNNNNNNNNNNNNNNNNNNNNNNNNNNNNNNNNNNNNNNNNNNNNNNNNNNNNNNNNNNNNNNNNNNNNNNNNNNNNNNNNNNNNNNNNNNNNNNNNNNNNNNNNNNNNNNNNNNNNNNNNNNNNNNNNNNNNNNNNNNNNNNNNNNNNNNNNNNNNNNNNNNNNNNNNNNNNNNNNNNNNNNNNNNNNNNNNNNNNNNNNNNNNNNNNNNNNNNNNNNNNNNNNNNNNNNNNNNNNNNNNNNNNNNNNNNNNNNNNNNNNNNNNNNNNNNNNNNNNNNNNNNNNNNNNNNNNNNNNNNNNNNNNNNNNNNNNNNNNNNNNNNNNNNNNNNNNNNNNNNNNNNNNNNNNNNNNNNNNNNNNNNNNNNNNNNNNNNNNNNNNNNNNNNNNNNNNNNNNNNNNNNNNNNNNNNNNNNNNNNNNNNNNNNNNNNNNNNNNNNNNNNNNNNNNNNNNNNNNNNNNNNNNNNNNNNNNNNNNNNNNNNNNNNNNNNNNNNNNNNNNNNNNNNNNNNNNNNNNNNNNNNNNNNNNNNNNNNNNNNNNNNNNNNNNNNNNNNNNNNNNNNNNNNNNNNNNNNNNNNNNNNNNNNNNNNNNNNNNNNNNNNNNNNNNNNNNNNNNNNNNNNNNNNNNNNNNNNNNNNNNNNNNNNNNNNNNNNNNNNNNNNNNNNNNNNNNNNNNNNNNNNNNNNNNNNNNNNNNNNNNNNNNNNNNNNNNNNNNNNNNNNNNNNNNNNNNNNNNNNNNNNNNNNNNNNNNNNNNNNNNNNNNNNNNNNNNNNNNNNNNNNNNNNNNNNNNNNNNNNNNNNNNNNNNNNNNNNNNNNNNNNNNNNNNNNNNNNNNNNNNNNNNNNNNNNNNNNNNNNNNNNNNNNNNNNNNNNNNNNNNNNNNNNNNNNNNNNNNNNNNNNNNNNNNNNNNNNNNNNNNNNNNNNNNNNNNNNNNNNNNNNNNNNNNNNNNNNNNNNNNNNNNNNNNNNNNNNNNNNNNNNNNNNNNNNNNNNNNNNNNNNNNNNNNNNNNNNNNNNNNNNNNNNNNNNNNNNNNNNNNNNNNNNNNNNNNNNNNNNNNNNNNNNNNNNNNNNNNNNNNNNNNNNNNNNNNNNNNNNNNNNNNNNNNNNNNNNNNNNNNNNNNNNNNNNNNNNNNNNNNNNNNNNNNNNNNNNNNNNNNNNNNNNNNNNNNNNNNNNNNNNNNNNNNNNNNNNNNNNNNNNNNNNNNNNNNNNNNNNNNNNNNNNNNNNNNNNNNNNNNNNNNNNNNNNNNNNNNNNNNNNNNNNNNNNNNNNNNNNNNNNNNNNNNNNNNNNNNNNNNNNNNNNNNNNNNNNNNNNNNNNNNNNNNNNNNNNNNNNNNNNNNNNNNNNNNNNNNNNNNNNNNNNNNNNNNNNNNNNNNNNNNNNNNNNNNNNNNNNNNNNNNNNNNNNNNNNNNNNNNNNNNNNNNNNNNNNNNNNNNNNNNNNNNNNNNNNNNNNNNNNNNNNNNNNNNNNNNNNNNNNNNNNNNNNNNNNNNNNNNNNNNNNNNNNNNNNNNNNNNNNNNNNNNNNNNNNNNNNNNNNNNNNNNNNNNNNNNNNNNNNNNNNNNNNNNNNNNNNNNNNNNNNNNNNNNNNNNNNNNNNNNNNNNNNNNNNNNNNNNNNNNNNNNNNNNNNNNNNNNNNNNNNNNNNNNNNNNNNNNNNNNNNNNNNNNNNNNNNNNNNNNNNNNNNNNNNNNNNNNNNNNNNNNNNNNNNNNNNNNNNNNNNNNNNNNNNNNNNNNNNNNNNNNNNNNNNNNNNNNNNNNNNNNNNNNNNNNNNNNNNNNNNNNNNNNNNNNNNNNNNNNNNNNNNNNNNNNNNNNNNNNNNNNNNNNNNNNNNNNNNNNNNNNNNNNNNNNNNNNNNNNNNNNNNNNNNNNNNNNNNNNNNNNNNNNNNNNNNNNNNNNNNNNNNNNNNNNNNNNNNNNNNNNNNNNNNNNNNNNNNNNNNNNNNNNNNNNNNNNNNNNNNNNNNNNNNNNNNNNNNNNNNNNNNNNNNNNNNNNNNNNNNNNNNNNNNNNNNNNNNNNNNNNNNNNNNNNNNNNNNNNNNNNNNNNNNNNNNNNNNNNNNNNNNNNNNNNNNNNNNNNNNNNNNNNNNNNNNNNNNNNNNNNNNNNNNNNNNNNNNNNNNNNNNNNNNNNNNNNNNNNNNNNNNNNNNNNNNNNNNNNNNNNNNNNNNNNNNNNNNNNNNNNNNNNNNNNNNNNNNNNNNNNNNNNNNNNNNNNNNNNNNNNNNNNNNNNNNNNNNNNNNNNNNNNNNNNNNNNNNNNNNNNNNNNNNNNNNNNNNNNNNNNNNNNNNNNNNNNNNNNNNNNNNNNNNNNNNNNNNNNNNNNNNNNNNNNNNNNNNNNNNNNNNNNNNNNNNNNNNNNNNNNNNNNNNNNNNNNNNNNNNNNNNNNNNNNNNNNNNNNNNNNNNNNNNNNNNNNNNNNNNNNNNNNNNNNNNNNNNNNNNNNNNNNNNNNNNNNNNNNNNNNNNNNNNNNNNNNNNNNNNNNNNNNNNNNNNNNNNNNNNNNNNNNNNNNNNNNNNNNNNNNNNNNNNNNNNNNNNNNNNNNNNNNNNNNNNNNNNNNNNNNNNNNNNNNNNNNNNNNNNNNNNNNNNNNNNNNNNNNNNNNNNNNNNNNNNNNNNNNNNNNNNNNNNNNNNNNNNNNNNNNNNNNNNNNNNNNNNNNNNNNNNNNNNNNNNNNNNNNNNNNNNNNNNNNNNNNNNNNNNNNNNNNNNNNNNNNNNNNNNNNNNNNNNNNNNNNNNNNNNNNNNNNNNNNNNNNNNNNNNNNNNNNNNNNNNNNNNNNNNNNNNNNNNNNNNNNNNNNNNNNNNNNNNNNNNNNNNNNNNNNNNNNNNNNNNNNNNNNNNNNNNNNNNNNNNNNNNNNNNNNNNNNNNNNNNNNNNNNNNNNNNNNNNNNNNNNNNNNNNNNNNNNNNNNNNNNNNNNNNNNNNNNNNNNNNNNNNNNNNNNNNNNNNNNNNNNNNNNNNNNNNNNNNNNNNNNNNNNNNNNNNNNNNNNNNNNNNNNNNNNNNNNNNNNNNNNNNNNNNNNNNNNNNNNNNNNNNNNNNNNNNNNNNNNNNNNNNNNNNNNNNNNNNNNNNNNNNNNNNNNNNNNNNNNNNNNNNNNNNNNNNNNNNNNNNNNNNNNNNNNNNNNNNNNNNNNNNNNNNNNNNNNNNNNNNNNNNNNNNNNNNNNNNNNNNNNNNNNNNNNNNNNNNNNNNNNNNNNNNNNNNNNNNNNNNNNNNNNNNNNNNNNNNNNNNNNNNNNNNNNNNNNNNNNNNNNNNNNNNNNNNNNNNNNNNNNNNNNNNNNNNNNNNNNNNNNNNNNNNNNNNNNNNNNNNNNNNNNNNNNNNNNNNNNNNNNNNNNNNNNNACGTGGTCAACTCCGGGGCGGCGCGCTAGGGGCGCCGCTGGCTGGGTGTCTCGGTCGATCCCGGGCCCTCGCCTCCGCCTCCTCCCCGCGGCCGCCGCCTCGGGCTGCTCCGGGCCAGCTCCCGCGCCCCACCCGCGCCGCCGGCCGGCCCCGCCTCCCACGGCTAAACGCGAAGCTGCGCGCGCCCCTTTATAGAGCTGGGCGCCTGGGCCCGCCTCCCCAGGAGGGGCGCGCGCCCCCGGGCCAATCGGAGCCCCAGCCCCGCCGCCCTCATTTGCTTATCCCCATGGCAACTCAGCGCCCAGCTGTCAATCTCCTGCGGGAAACAGCTGTGGGAAGGGGTGGGGACGGGCCGCTGGCgagaggagagggcagggccCTCTGGTGGCCATCACGGGGCACTGCACGGGCAGAGGGCGCGCGGTCGCAGGGGGCAACTGCGATCCCCAGGGTCCTCAGCTCCCAGACCGGGCGGCCGGAGAGTCCGGAGAAGCAGACCGGGGCCGCGCCCGGGGATCCCCTCGGGGCCTCGTCCGCTTCGGGCCACGCGGCGGGGCGCCCCCTCGACCCCCTGGGTTCGCGGCCCGGCCTCGGGGCCGGAGGCAGCTCCGCtagcggcggcggcagcggcgggaACTCCGGGCCTCTGGACACGGGTGACACCGCGCGGCCTGGCAGAGCGTGGCTCGCTAAGCGGGTTATATTTAGCCCGCGGCTCAGGCGCGTTCAGGAATTTGATCAACAAAGTTGCCGGCACCTCCGGGCGCCGGGACGCAACGGGCGGGCGGAGGGGCACTCACGCGTGGGGGATGGCGTGAGGGGCCGGGGACGTAGGGCTGGCGTGTGACGGCCGCGGAGGGCGCAGAACTGTGGGGGTCGCGGGACGACTCGGTGGGTGCGAGCGGCGGGGTTGGAGCCCTCGGGCTGGCGGCCCCTCCGGGCGTTAGGAATCCCGGTCCAAGCCGCCCACCACCCAGTTTCGCCCCCGGCAGGACTGGAGGCGCCTTGCGGGGCCTGGAGTGGGATGGGGGTAACTGAGGCGGGGAGGCGGGGATTTCCACCTGGCGGCCGTGCACCTGTTGGGAGGAGACAGCTCTAGTTCACGGGGCAACGGAGGCGACGATGCGCAATGGGCCTGTGACCCCAGGTCCCCGACGCCAGCGAGCGAGCCgggtgatgggaggggttgccccAAGAATCACAAGGCCAGTGACCCGAAGTGGGCCTATTGATTTTGCTCTAAATTCTCTCCATTGCTGTTCTATGacttcaacaatttaaaaaataagtctaaAATGTAACCACCTTTGTAGAGGAAAAAAGCCTGGAATAAGTTGCGCAGAGGCCATGGGGAGGCCTGGTCACAGCGCCACCGATTTAGTGCCAGGCACTCACCTCCTTCCCGCTACAAAGATCGATTGTTTTGTAACAAGAGGGTCGTGCAGTGAGGACTGAACACCTGCTCCCTAAGGTGTCTCCGGGTGTCCCTGGCCCTCCCCTGGGCCCTCCCACTCCtctgggcagagctgggactgcagatttGGGAAGACCTGGCCTTCCTCCCTGCAAGGCAGGGCCAAGGACAGCATGAGGACCCACCTGCAGGGACCCCTCTCCCCCGACCCTGTCCCAGAGGGGACTGTGAGCTCCCCACCCGTTTCAGCTCATTCAGGACTCGATGCTGCAGCCAGTGTTGCAGGTTGGTGGCCTCACAACCACCCTCCCAGTATCATGAGCCTTCtagagatgaagaaatgaagtgggcagcagagccaggccCCCACACCAGGCACCTGGACTTGAGACCACATGAGTGGTCAGCCAGCCAGGGTGTGGGGTTTCCTCCTCCCTGCATGGAGAGGGAGGCCCGGGAAGGGAGCTGCTACTGAGCAGTAGAGCTGGTGGTAGTCGAGGTTGTCTGTACCTGCAGCCCCGCAAGACGCCTTGGGGCTAGAGGGCCCTTCCACGGCCCCTCCAAGGGTTTAGCAGCATTTCTGGGCACCACACCCTGGCGGCCCTGGGGCACACTGGAAAGGGAGTTGAGGAGGAAAGAGAGTGTTTGCATTGTGCTGTGTCCTCACTGCCCCCACCGGACCCCCCCACCCGTCGCACTGTGGCTCCTGCCAGGCCAAGTAAACCAGGGGAGGGTTTTTGGTCGCCAGCCCAGGAGACTCCTGCACACCTGTGGGAATGAAGGAGGTGCCTGACCCCAGGCTGTTGCAATGGGAACCCTCCCAGGGGTCACAGCTATGACCGCAGGCTGAGGGATGCTGACCCCACAGCCATGCTTGGACTCGGTGGCACCCCCATCCTGCCACCACTCATAGGAAGCCTAAGTGCCTCATCTTGCTCTGAGAGGTGGGAGAAGGTGGTggaggctggggtggcctcaAAGATCGGCCCTAACCCACCTACCCCAAGCCTGCCAAGCCATCCTCGAGGCTTGGTGCTATCACCACCAAGCCAGGATGGCTCCCTAGAATTCACCCGTGCACAGCTGTTCCCTGGGCTCCCAGAAGCGCTCTCCCTTCCCGCCAGCCTCCCAACCCAAGGGCTTCTCACACCCTCCAAACTTTCAGCATTTGGTCCTCACAGAATTCCACAGGGGCCGTCTGTGTGGCTGGGTAACTCAATGCACCCAGCAGGCTTCTCTTGAGCACCTAGTGTACGTCAGCCAGCCTGCCTAGGGGGCACATCCCATCTGGGAGGTGGCCAGGGTCCCTTGTTGAGAAGCCCCCTGGAGCTTGATGGCACAAGGCAGCATTATTTTATCCATGGGCTCTGTAAGGGGCAGATGTGTCCTGGGAATAGGGGCACAGCTTTCCTCTGGTCCTGACAGCTGGGAGGACTTGAGGGTTGGGGTGACGGGTCAGCTGATGGATAGTGCCATTGGGCAGGGTCTTCACACCCAGGCCCAGCAGATGGTGACAGCTGTCGGCCAAAACAGCTGCTTATGACACCTCCACAGGGCTGCTCCCCGCAGCTggttgggcttcctcacagcatggctgCTGGTTCCCAGTGTGTGCATCCAAGAGAGAAAGGTGGAGGGATGCACGTGCCTCAGAAGCCGCTGCACCATGCTGGTGGTCCTGGTGTGCAGAGGTCGGCCACCCCCTGGGCAGGGGCACGGACACTGCCTGTGTAGGTCATGTGAGGAAGGGGCCTGTGGGCTGAGATGCACTGTTGCAGtgtttttggaaaatacagtctgCCAAGTGGGCCTCAGACAACAGAAAATCggccataaaaataataagtaaaatgagGCCGgacacagcggctcacgcctgtaaacccagcactttgggaggccgaagtaggcagatcacgaggtcaggatttcgagaccagcctggacaacatggcaagaccccgtctctactttaaaaatacaaaaattagccgggcatggtggtgcacacctgtggtcccaactacttgggaagctgaggcaggagaatcacttgaactcgggaggcggaggttgcagtgagctgagattacgccactgcactttagccttggcaacagagcaagattctgtctcaaataataataataataatagtaaaatgatAGTGGATTTACCTTCTATTGCCGTCTCACAAATTACCACACGTTTAGTAACTTTACACACATTTATGGTCTCGTGGCTTCTGTGGGCCAAGCATCCAGGCAGGGCTTAGCTGGGGCCCCTGTCCAGGGTGCAGTCTAGGAGGTGGCCGGGCTACAGTCTCAACATGGGACAAGGAGGACTCTGCTACCAGGCACCGTCAGGCTGTGGGcagaattatttcctcaaatctGTAGAACTGAGGACTGGCTTCTTgctggctggaggctggaggccaCCCTGAGTTCCTCACCAGGTGTGGCCCCAGCACAGGCCCTGACGCCTCGGGCCAGCAGGGAGAGGCTGTCAGCTGGGGGTAAGGTGCTGTGATCACAGCTGCAGCACCCGGCCACCCTCCATGAGTCTGTTGGAGGAAAGGGGCCCCCAAGGGTGGGAACACTGCGGGGGGGTCATGAGGCCTCCTCAGGGCCTGTCCCCCACACGTTTGTGAGAAGGTGGAAGGTTGGCTAGATGGGGAGTTCTGGGTTAGTGGGGTTGGTGGGCTTCACGGACACCTGAGCAGATGGACGGGCCAGCCCTTCAGGCCAGGGAGCAGGGAGCCCAGAGCCACTGCCTGGGAGGGGCCGGAAGGGCCCAGGGTGGCTGGGTCAAATTCAGAGCCCATGGGGGCTGGTGTAGGGTCCAGGAAGTCATCGTGGGTCCCCAGAGGGCCCTGGGTGGAGGGAAACCTGGTACAAGGAGGGACAGGGAGGTTGGGGTGCTCACCACCTGACCCCCACAGCCCTCTCTGCTGTAAACCGTGGGACCCCACGTAGTCTGCTGTCTGCTGGGGCCCTGAGCTCATGCATTTGACTGCAGGGAGGGGCCTGAGGGGACTGTCCCGGCACAGCTCCTCCACCCCTGCCATAGCACAGGGCACAGGAGGGCTGAGCTGACCCTGCCACGCCATGCGTGGGCCTCCTGAACCTCACCCCGCCGCCCCAAGAGTAAGTGCTCGGAACTGCGTCGAGCCTCGCGTGGGGTCTGGAGTGTCATTTTGGAGGCATTTATTTAGGTGGGCGAACCCCCACACCCCCGGTGCCTGCGTTTGCTGGGCGGAAGTGATCACAGGAGACAGAACCTTCTCTGTCCCGCAGACAGAGGCTCTGTGTCTTCTGGGATAGGGGCTGCGGGGGCTGCCTCCACCCCACCCTGCTCCTGCTGtccaggcgcccctcccccatgCAGGGGCTCGTTTGCATTTAagacaaaacaaccaaaaaacaagcCAGGGCCTCCCGAGAGTCCCTCCTCAGCCTGTCGCTGCTCCGCCCCTTCCTTGTGCCCCTACTCGAGCACGGATGGTGcgcctactgtatgccaggcgcCAGTCAGGGCGCTCACTCAGCCACGACACGCCCAACTCCCTGCCCTCTGCGCTCCCATGCTGCTGGGCGCTAAGCGAGGCAGGGTCATCCAGAGGCAGGGTGGGCACAGGCTTAGCCCAGGAAGGTGCGGGCACTCCCGGCTGACCCCCAGACACTCACCCTTCGGTCACCTC encodes:
- the MAFA gene encoding transcription factor MafA produces the protein MAAELAMGPELPSSPLAIEYVNDFDLMKFEVKKEPPEAERFCHRLPPGSLSSTPLSTPCSSVPSSPSFCAPSPGTGGGGGAGGGGGASQAGGAPGPPSGGPGAVGGTSGKPALEDLYWMSGYQHHLNPEALNLTPEDAVEALIGSGHHGAHHGAHHPAAAAAYEAFRGPGFAGGGGADDMGAGHHHGAHHAAHHHHAAHHHHHHHGRAGAGHGGGGAGHHVRLEERFSDDQLVSMSVRELNRQLRGFSKEEVIRLKQKRRTLKNRGYAQSCRFKRVQQRHILESEKCQLQSQVEQLKLEVGRLAKERDLYKEKYEKLAGRGGPGGAGGAGFPREPSPPQAGPGGAKGAPDFFL